GAATTTGTGATCCCAaacaactaatatatatatatatatatatatatatatatatatatatatatatatatatatatatataaacttaataAAAATGATTGAAAGGACAAATTTgtctaattattttttgttttgagtcttcattaaaaaaaaaagttgtattaccacttttgaatattaattattattactttaaaTGGCAATATCATGTATGTTATTTATTGTATATGTCAATTTtgtattctgattttttttttttaaatcattaattAGTTGTTcgcttattaattaattctttagtTAAGTtgaattttatgttatttttaagagttcatttttgagattttgagtcaattttttttactcgatctctctctccttttcagtttttcatatatatatatatatatatatatatatatatatatatatatatatatatatatatatatatatatatatatatccagattaattcatattttattaccATGGGTACCTATTTAAGATTAAAAGAATTACttacaaacaaaataattacataTTATAATGATTgaatgtgtaattatttttttcattttttttttaccatgattaattaaaaaatgctatttttttcaaGTGCCTTTATTTCTTAGGAGAATCTTAATAGGTATGTATTAATAAGAAGGATCTTACCATTCCCTGCACGATTTGTTGAGTGCCAAATTAGCCATCAAAGGCAACATCCCTTGAGTTCAGTTGATCctataataaatatatggaaaaaaatgagaaaactCTAAATGCTAAATAACAGTCATAGTCAAATGAGAAGTGTTGAAAAGCAAGAATGTTTTGCTATTGCATGCATAATGGTAGCTATTAAATCACATCATACCATGTCTTGCATTGTCTCTTGCAATTCATAAGACATATAAATCACATGtgtagtttttgttttctttgttatgTACCTGTTTCTGTTATGTATCTGTTTCTTATTGACCTTCCTTGTACTTGTCCATAAAGGTAGGAACAAAGTTACATTTTATAGGAACGTTGTGATGGATAGGAGTTGGATGCGGGATACTACCCGTTGTTCAGCGCGATTTCAAAAAGGTGTTCAAGAATTCATGAGAATGGCAGTTAAATGTATGGATGTACGTGGTATGATATTGTGTCCATGCAAAGATTGTGCGAATCGATGTTATCGTCATATTAACATGGTGAAGGGTCACTTGTTTATATACGGATTTAATTCGACATACACTCGATGGATTTTTCATGGTGAAGATGATCAGGTTGGGGTAAATACTTATGCAAGCATGCACACTGATACAAGTGAAACAATAGAGGAGGTTGATGCAGTTGAAGAATTGATTGGCGATGTTTGTATGGGGACATTCCTAGATGCTAACATAGGAGAATCCTCTACTTCACAAGGTCCCAAGACCGGTGTTCATGAAGAGATCAACTCCTTTAATTATCAATTGTTGGAAGATGGGCTTCGTGATCTCTATCCAGGCTGTaagaaattcacaaaaattGCTTTCGTACTAAAGATGCTTCATATCAAGACGATTTGCAATATAAGTAACAAAGCATTTGATATGATGATTGACTTGATAAAGAAGGCCCTCCCAGATGGAGAGACATTGCCATCTTCGTACAGAGAAGCAATGCGATTAAGGCGAGACTTGGGCTTTGATTACGAAAATATACATGCTTGCAAGAATGAATGTGTGCTTTTTTGGAAGGAATATGCAGATAAAGTGGAATGCCCAAAATGCAAAACTTCTAGATGGCGTAGTGTCAAAGgcggaaaaaagaaaatacctcAAAAAGTCTTACGGTACTTCCCAATAAAACCACAGCTACAACGGTTTTTTATGATGAAAGAGATAGCCGAAGAAATGCGGTGGCACAAAGATAAACGAAAAGATATTCAGACAATTTTTGGTTGATCAACTTTGAGTTAGTAAACCTACTTTGTATTACATTAAGACCTTCAAACAACTTTCAGTTTTAGAACTTTGAGTTAGTAaacctcccttgacatgtttatgAAGGTTAAAGAACTTTGAGTAAACAATGCAagggagtatatatatatatcttaatcaGTCTTTTTAAAGTGTTTGCAGGACGACAATAGATATAGATAGGCAATATTTTTGGTTTAGTGGCGGTGGTGACTAGGCCATTGGTGTCGATTGTGAATGGTACTGACCTGTTCTGCAGGTTTGAGGAGATGCCTACAGACAGATTTGTTGAGAGCAGGTAGATGTTTTTGCCTTTTCTCATTGCAAACATATATTATCTCTATGATTAAACTGTTAATTTGCGCTTGTCATAAGAaagtctataattatttttcatatccATAGTATGCTTCTTTGAAAATCTTTTATATCTTTCCAGCTCTGTTTCTGTTGTACATCTCCAACTATTTTGTTCAGTTTCGTAAGGTGCTGCATTTTATGATTTTGGAGTTCTATATATCATTTATTTACttcaaatcatttaaatattgtgtTTATCTATAATCTAGCTTCTGATCTGGTATGTTTTATAGTGATGAGGACGTTGTTTGTTTTGCTAACAAGTTACACCCAATGGATGCGTTTGGCTTTGAATGTACCTTGGACAAAGTAATTGAAGAACTTAAGAGTTACAATGACTTTTCCATTCACCGGGTAATTATTTTGGGTCCTGTCAAtgtctctttttattttgttctgtACTTAAAGATTTGATGGACTATCTTCTATATAATTgcacatttttttattctcaatGGTTGTAAGTGAAATTCTATGTTGCTTGTCTATGTTGTAACTGTTGGTGCCTTTgattttatgatatatttgtaaAATGGTTGGAGTCGAAGTTTGATGTAAATGACAGATTTCACATTTAGGTAACTCTAAATCAATGCGTTAATTAGTTTCTATGAACTAGGGAAGCTTGTAAACCCCATCTGCGCACTGTGAGTACTGTCCACAGTGCGCAGATGGTGAAACACAATTGAGACTTACGTTTTTTGGAATGCTCATGAGGCTCAACGTCGTcaggttttctttacttttcttcttttttattattattattatcagtttgaatttttttaatttatttggttttataaatagaaattaatcATGGGAattgacatttttattttctattttttagtaTGACTTTTCAGGAAATCTTGACCTCGTAAGATATATCAAAACCATACAAGAGGAAGGACTTTATGCCGTTCTTAGGATTGGGCCATATGTATGTGCAGAATGGAATTACGGGTaattaatcatattaactttaaatctatcaattttcttttacctttaatttctggtttttctcttactttcatttatttttaaaaaattcttgccATGCAGAGGGTTTCCAGTGTGGTTGCACAACATTCCAGGCATCAAGTTCAGGACCAAAAATGATGTGTTTATggtaattaatttaaaaactttgatacttacaattaaattaaattctctTACAGTAACAAGAATTTAATTATCCGTCTCAAATATATTAGAACGAGATGTCAAATTTTATGACGGTGATTGTGGACATGATGAAACATGAGAATCTCTTTGCTTCACAAGGCGGGCCTATAATTATTTCTCAGGTCTGtgaattataattaaaaacaaatttagttattattattattatttttttttctgcttatgcctattttaattaaatttttgttattttcttcgcATGATCA
This DNA window, taken from Alnus glutinosa chromosome 5, dhAlnGlut1.1, whole genome shotgun sequence, encodes the following:
- the LOC133869148 gene encoding beta-galactosidase 15, with translation MPTDRFVESSDEDVVCFANKLHPMDAFGFECTLDKVIEELKSYNDFSIHRYDFSGNLDLVRYIKTIQEEGLYAVLRIGPYVCAEWNYGGFPVWLHNIPGIKFRTKNDVFMNEMSNFMTVIVDMMKHENLFASQGGPIIISQVCEL